In Candidatus Palauibacter australiensis, the following are encoded in one genomic region:
- the ruvX gene encoding Holliday junction resolvase RuvX has protein sequence MALDYGRRRIGVAVTDPTRTIAAPHGVVERSNRRAPGSAVPADLAALVAELDPAAILVGIPFSMDGTAGEMAEEARAFARALEEATGVRTIEWDERLSTARAEREILRMDPPRGRRRRKGRTDEMAAALMLSAYLRSAPAGACVPRGP, from the coding sequence ATGGCGCTCGACTATGGCCGACGCCGCATCGGAGTGGCCGTGACGGATCCGACCCGGACGATCGCGGCGCCTCACGGCGTGGTGGAGAGGTCTAACCGACGGGCGCCGGGGAGCGCGGTCCCGGCCGACCTGGCCGCACTCGTGGCGGAACTGGATCCCGCCGCCATCCTCGTGGGTATCCCCTTCTCGATGGATGGGACCGCGGGCGAGATGGCCGAAGAGGCGCGAGCCTTCGCCCGGGCTCTGGAGGAAGCGACGGGGGTGCGAACCATCGAGTGGGATGAGCGGCTGTCGACCGCGCGGGCGGAACGAGAGATCCTCCGCATGGATCCGCCTCGCGGCCGGCGGCGACGGAAGGGACGGACGGACGAGATGGCCGCGGCGCTGATGCTCTCCGCCTATCTGCGCAGCGCCCCCGCCGGCGCGTGCGTCCCGCGGGGCCCATGA
- a CDS encoding thymidine phosphorylase → MLPTRTIEKKRDGGRLPSDEFADFLRAYLEGDVAEYQMSAFLMAAFIHGLDPAELSVLLREMIESGARLRFTKDGPPAVDKHSTGGVGDKVSLILAPLLAEAGLRVPMMSGRGLGHTGGTLDKLEAIPGFDVSVDLVRFRAILDEVGCAMIGQTKEIAPLDGRLYALRDVTGTVPSPPLIAASIVSKKVAEGIGALVLDVKCGRGAFITDRAEARTLARTMVHLATAEGVRTSALLTAMDAPLGCTVGNALEVREAIETLRGGGPADLRAVTLALGAELLVAVGRAPDVEGAGAELGVILDRGAALERFARLIEVQGGDPAVADEPRRLPSAPIREPFRSPGSGWLDVHAREVGLAAVELGAGRRRVEDAVDPRVGFEFHRRAGDRVSEGESLLTVHAADDASAAMAARRLTDAIRISPEPSASQPLILERIVG, encoded by the coding sequence ATGCTCCCGACCCGGACCATCGAGAAGAAGCGGGACGGCGGACGGCTCCCGTCTGACGAATTCGCGGACTTCCTGCGCGCGTATCTCGAAGGAGACGTCGCCGAGTACCAGATGTCCGCCTTCCTCATGGCCGCGTTCATTCACGGACTGGATCCCGCCGAACTCTCGGTGCTACTGCGGGAGATGATCGAGTCCGGGGCGCGACTGCGGTTCACGAAGGACGGTCCGCCGGCCGTCGATAAGCATTCGACCGGCGGCGTCGGCGACAAGGTCTCCCTCATTCTGGCGCCTCTTCTGGCCGAAGCCGGGCTTCGCGTCCCCATGATGTCGGGTCGCGGTCTCGGACATACCGGGGGGACGCTGGACAAGCTTGAGGCGATCCCGGGCTTCGACGTGTCCGTGGACCTGGTACGGTTCCGGGCCATTCTCGATGAGGTCGGGTGCGCGATGATCGGCCAGACGAAGGAAATCGCGCCGCTCGACGGACGACTCTACGCCCTGCGGGATGTCACCGGGACCGTTCCCTCCCCACCCTTGATCGCGGCATCGATTGTTTCCAAGAAGGTGGCGGAAGGAATCGGGGCGCTCGTGCTCGACGTGAAGTGTGGACGCGGCGCCTTCATCACCGACCGCGCGGAGGCGCGAACGTTGGCGCGCACCATGGTCCACCTCGCGACCGCCGAGGGGGTGCGGACGAGCGCGCTCCTCACGGCAATGGACGCCCCCCTGGGCTGCACCGTCGGCAACGCGCTGGAGGTGCGCGAGGCGATCGAGACGCTGAGAGGCGGAGGACCGGCGGATCTGCGCGCCGTCACCCTCGCGCTGGGCGCCGAATTGCTCGTCGCCGTCGGTCGCGCACCCGATGTTGAAGGAGCTGGGGCGGAACTCGGCGTGATCCTGGACCGGGGCGCGGCGCTCGAGCGCTTCGCGCGGCTCATCGAGGTCCAGGGAGGGGATCCGGCGGTGGCCGACGAACCTCGGCGCCTACCCTCGGCCCCAATCCGCGAACCCTTCCGATCGCCCGGCTCCGGTTGGCTCGATGTCCACGCCCGCGAGGTGGGGCTCGCCGCGGTGGAACTCGGGGCCGGCCGCCGGCGCGTCGAGGACGCGGTCGATCCGAGAGTGGGGTTCGAGTTTCACCGCAGAGCGGGTGACAGGGTCTCCGAAGGCGAGTCTTTGCTCACCGTGCACGCGGCGGACGATGCCAGCGCCGCGATGGCCGCCCGCCGTCTCACGGACGCGATTCGGATCTCTCCCGAACCCTCCGCGTCGCAACCGCTGATCCTGGAGCGGATCGTCGGCTAG
- a CDS encoding PBP1A family penicillin-binding protein → MRRALTLAVLIGGGLGAGVAWRGWTHLCDACPSIAQIYAFEPKEATKLFAADGSLLAELAIERRTPIRMEGLPRHVYNAFIAVEDKRFWGHAGVDVLRTTRAFFDFLMRGYGAAGGSSITQQLAGNMFESSVNRRDISVRRKLREIRVAIDLERAYTKWEILEAYLNQINFDGVFGVQAAAERYFGKTAAQLNLPEAALLAAIPRNPAGYNPIRRPERAVGRRNLVLQLMAAQGLVSIEDAEAAKAYPLELARGARIEQDAPYFVEWVRQRLYDRYGTDIYEKGFRVYTTLDPELQAVADSALLAQLEWVDRHPAYRGVTFEEVRAWPPDSLYQVSRGGAEMPYVQGMFVALDAPTGDVRAMVGGRDFGDSEFNRATQAIRQPGSVFKPFVYATAIAAGIPASEIIYDQPYYLENVGGDPYAPRNFENDFKGPLTLRRALARSINVVAVKLGQRVGEESFAQMAERMGVASSVPRVPSAAIGSMDVRPIEIATAYSTFANLGVRVSPRSILRVESRDGRVLWESRVQRERVLERDIAWVAQSMLRDAVDWGTGTLAVRSRYAIPFSVPVAGKTGTTNDATNTWFVGFTPDLVTTTWIGHDRPRRIYAGATGGGTAAPVGAAVLAHYYETHEHPDAWVRPPGLVERTVSETTGLLSTRWCPLDVRYVEIYLEGTEPTEMCDAHGPWSARVPVRGNSAPH, encoded by the coding sequence ATGCGCCGGGCGCTGACGCTCGCTGTTCTGATCGGCGGCGGACTTGGGGCGGGCGTGGCGTGGCGCGGGTGGACACACCTGTGCGACGCGTGTCCCTCCATCGCCCAGATCTACGCCTTCGAACCCAAGGAGGCGACGAAGCTCTTCGCGGCGGACGGATCCCTCCTCGCGGAACTTGCCATCGAACGGCGGACGCCCATCCGCATGGAGGGGCTCCCGCGTCACGTGTACAACGCCTTCATCGCTGTCGAGGACAAGCGCTTCTGGGGTCACGCGGGCGTAGACGTGCTGCGAACGACGCGAGCCTTCTTCGATTTTCTGATGCGGGGGTATGGCGCTGCGGGCGGCAGTTCGATCACGCAGCAGCTCGCGGGCAACATGTTCGAGAGTTCCGTGAACCGGCGCGATATCAGCGTGCGCAGGAAGCTGCGCGAGATACGCGTCGCGATCGATCTGGAGCGCGCGTACACCAAGTGGGAGATCCTCGAAGCCTACCTCAACCAGATCAACTTCGACGGCGTGTTCGGAGTCCAGGCCGCGGCGGAGCGTTACTTCGGGAAGACCGCCGCGCAGCTCAATCTGCCGGAGGCGGCACTTCTCGCGGCCATCCCTCGGAATCCTGCGGGGTACAACCCGATCCGCCGCCCGGAGCGGGCCGTCGGACGGCGCAATCTCGTCCTTCAACTGATGGCCGCGCAGGGACTCGTGAGCATCGAGGACGCCGAGGCGGCGAAGGCGTACCCGCTGGAACTCGCGAGGGGGGCCCGCATCGAGCAGGACGCGCCCTATTTCGTGGAGTGGGTGCGGCAGCGGCTCTACGACCGATACGGCACTGACATCTACGAGAAGGGGTTCCGGGTCTACACGACGCTCGACCCGGAGCTCCAGGCGGTCGCGGATTCCGCGCTGCTCGCGCAGCTGGAATGGGTGGATCGCCACCCGGCCTATCGCGGCGTCACCTTCGAGGAGGTACGGGCGTGGCCGCCCGACAGCCTGTACCAGGTGAGCCGCGGAGGCGCCGAGATGCCCTATGTGCAGGGGATGTTCGTCGCGCTGGACGCGCCGACCGGCGATGTGCGGGCGATGGTGGGCGGGCGCGATTTCGGCGACTCCGAGTTCAACCGCGCGACCCAGGCCATCCGGCAGCCGGGTTCCGTGTTCAAGCCGTTCGTCTACGCGACGGCGATCGCGGCCGGCATCCCCGCGTCGGAGATCATCTACGACCAGCCGTACTACCTCGAGAACGTCGGCGGCGACCCCTACGCACCGCGCAACTTCGAGAATGACTTCAAGGGCCCCCTGACCCTCCGGCGGGCGCTGGCCCGGTCCATCAACGTCGTGGCCGTCAAGCTGGGGCAGCGCGTCGGCGAGGAGTCGTTCGCGCAGATGGCCGAACGCATGGGGGTCGCATCGAGCGTCCCGCGTGTGCCATCGGCGGCGATCGGCTCGATGGATGTGCGTCCGATCGAGATTGCCACCGCCTACAGCACCTTCGCGAACCTCGGCGTCCGCGTCTCCCCCAGGTCGATCCTCCGCGTGGAGAGCAGGGACGGCCGGGTGCTCTGGGAGAGCCGGGTCCAGCGCGAGCGGGTGCTGGAGCGCGACATCGCCTGGGTCGCCCAGTCCATGCTGCGGGACGCGGTGGACTGGGGGACCGGGACGCTGGCGGTGAGGTCCCGCTATGCGATTCCCTTCTCCGTACCGGTGGCGGGCAAGACGGGAACGACGAACGACGCGACCAACACGTGGTTCGTCGGATTCACGCCGGACCTCGTGACGACGACGTGGATCGGGCACGACCGGCCGCGGCGCATCTATGCGGGCGCCACGGGCGGGGGCACGGCGGCGCCGGTCGGAGCGGCGGTGCTGGCGCACTACTACGAAACGCACGAACACCCCGACGCGTGGGTGCGGCCGCCCGGCCTCGTCGAGCGTACGGTGAGTGAGACCACGGGACTGCTGTCCACGCGCTGGTGTCCGCTCGACGTGCGTTACGTCGAGATCTACCTCGAGGGGACGGAACCGACCGAGATGTGCGACGCGCATGGCCCGTGGAGCGCGCGGGTCCCCGTCCGTGGGAATTCCGCGCCGCACTAG
- the tyrS gene encoding tyrosine--tRNA ligase, whose protein sequence is MFLPVDEQIRRIRAGAESIVPEDELVAKLERSAREDRPLLIKQGFDPTRPDLHIGHGVSIHKLRTFQELGHRVVFVMGDFTARVGDPSGRDETRPMLSEEEIESNLASYEDQVFRILDPGATEIRKNSEWLAGLALADILRLTSQYTVARMLERDDFAARHREGRPISLVEFLYPMMQAYDSVALRADVELGGTDQRFNLLLGRTLQERAGQEPQVCLIMPLLRGTDGHRKMSKSYGNYVGIAMEAGETFGRVMSIPDTLLDEWLVLVSSASGEELAARRAKAGTDPLAAKRWLAGDLVARYHGAAAAGEAREAFDRLHRRREVPENVPAVSLSLGERETLWIAHILRDSGLAASSSEAGRLIRQGAVRVDGSVIRKGDLHLREGEYLVQRGKRAFARISLRP, encoded by the coding sequence ATGTTTCTCCCCGTAGACGAACAGATCCGACGGATCCGCGCGGGAGCCGAGTCCATCGTCCCCGAAGACGAACTCGTGGCCAAGCTCGAGCGTTCGGCACGAGAAGATCGGCCCCTCCTTATTAAACAGGGGTTTGATCCGACGCGGCCCGACCTCCACATCGGCCACGGCGTGTCGATCCACAAGTTGCGGACCTTCCAGGAACTCGGCCACCGCGTGGTCTTCGTGATGGGCGACTTCACGGCTCGCGTGGGCGACCCGAGCGGAAGGGACGAGACGCGCCCGATGTTGTCCGAGGAGGAGATCGAGTCGAACCTGGCCAGCTACGAAGACCAGGTCTTCCGCATCCTCGATCCGGGGGCGACCGAGATCCGGAAGAACAGCGAATGGCTCGCGGGCCTCGCCTTGGCGGACATCCTGCGGCTGACCTCGCAGTACACGGTCGCCCGCATGCTCGAGCGCGATGATTTCGCCGCGCGCCACCGGGAGGGACGTCCCATCAGCCTCGTCGAATTCCTCTACCCGATGATGCAGGCGTACGATTCCGTTGCGTTGCGGGCCGACGTCGAACTCGGGGGCACCGATCAGCGGTTCAACCTGCTTCTGGGGAGAACGCTTCAGGAGCGCGCGGGCCAGGAACCGCAGGTGTGCCTCATCATGCCGCTCCTGCGCGGGACCGACGGACATCGGAAGATGTCCAAGAGCTACGGCAACTACGTCGGTATCGCGATGGAGGCGGGAGAAACGTTCGGGCGCGTGATGTCGATACCGGACACGCTGCTCGACGAGTGGCTCGTACTCGTGTCGAGCGCCTCCGGCGAGGAACTCGCTGCTCGCCGCGCCAAGGCCGGAACCGATCCGCTCGCGGCCAAGCGGTGGCTGGCCGGGGACCTCGTGGCCCGCTACCACGGCGCGGCGGCCGCCGGCGAGGCGCGGGAGGCGTTCGACCGCCTGCACCGGCGCCGGGAAGTGCCGGAAAATGTCCCTGCCGTGTCGCTCTCTCTCGGAGAGCGGGAGACGCTCTGGATCGCGCACATCCTCCGCGATTCGGGGCTTGCGGCCTCCTCCTCGGAGGCGGGTCGACTCATCCGGCAGGGGGCGGTGCGCGTGGACGGGAGCGTGATCCGGAAGGGCGACCTCCATCTGCGAGAAGGCGAGTATCTCGTGCAGCGGGGGAAACGCGCGTTCGCGCGGATCTCCCTCCGGCCCTGA
- a CDS encoding SusC/RagA family TonB-linked outer membrane protein, which yields MSAWLFIGAAPLLAQGAISGTVTDSESLAPVAGAQVFVAGTVIGSLSGPEGTYRLEGVPAGEQTVTVRLIGYREASQTVTVASGQVATADFAVTQTALRLQDLVVTGVVGETPQVKLPFTVERLSTQDMPVPAADASSLLAGKAAGVSVISGSGQPGAQANIQLRGPTSINADGRGQSPLIVIDGVIQAEGASLSDVGALDIDHVEIVKGAAAASLYGSRAQNGVIEITTKRGTGLQTNSLSILARGEYGLGQLVGDVGLVRSHPYTMNASATKFIDSEGNEVDFRDLNRPGFGSAVLYNQIDPGAQANPQVAFANQAFPTELFDHMDTFFDPGETMDVYGAVTGRFGESSFRVSVNQFREAGVVSCSACIDNLATLNADRVAQGLTAFDVGLPNDEGFERQNVRLNVDTRFGDLDIAASGFYSRADQDDKAVTNGAFSRLTFMSPAIDLTQIDPTDGYPEIIADPQSIEDNPLYRLAIATDRDERTRTMGSVDLNFSPASLDWMTFEANASFDRTDFNDYEIYPKNERTREGTTGGSLREFNSTNEAINASVTLGASQTFMDGDLTVRGKARYLTENQNFESNGVFGSQFSVQDVPNFGAIIGETSGNNQVRQIRAEGLFGIASADYLGRYIIDGLVRRDGSSLFGPDERWQTYYRGSVAWRVTQEDFWNIDAIDELKLRFSLGTAGGRPNFYAQYETFGVSAGAIFPINLGNSALKPEFTTEREAGLNFVFFENLGLDLTYAWQTTDDQLLQVPQPAFVGFSSQWQNAGAIAAQTYEVSLRYAAIDEQDMGLQFRLNWDRTKQEITRLDVPDYSFANFFVSEGRPLGELWGELWATSCADLAPIGVSASDCNANFQVNDDGLLVPTGGAAFTEGFSKKLWGTQVEVATADGSNSYHWGLPIKVQDYSPACVSKNPGDYEEKCTLTEFLPFGNTTPDFNASFATNFRYKGLSLNSLIETSQGASIYNGTAQWSLRELRGEDTDQTGKALEFNKPVGYASALYSVNADNSWFREDGSWIKLRELSLGYTLPETMTQSLFGDVFDRVTLNAIGRNLITITDYRGYDPEVGYSGGQFGSTALNRVSTFGYPNFRTFTFAAELVF from the coding sequence GTGAGCGCCTGGCTCTTTATCGGCGCGGCCCCGTTGCTCGCTCAGGGAGCGATCTCGGGGACGGTGACCGACTCGGAGTCCCTGGCCCCGGTGGCCGGTGCGCAGGTGTTCGTTGCGGGAACAGTGATCGGTTCGCTGTCGGGTCCGGAGGGCACGTACCGGTTGGAAGGCGTACCAGCGGGCGAGCAGACCGTGACGGTCCGCTTGATCGGCTACCGGGAAGCGTCGCAGACGGTGACGGTGGCGTCGGGTCAGGTGGCGACGGCGGACTTCGCCGTGACGCAAACGGCGCTCCGGCTTCAGGACCTGGTCGTGACGGGCGTGGTAGGCGAAACGCCGCAGGTGAAGCTCCCGTTCACGGTGGAGCGGCTGTCGACGCAGGACATGCCGGTCCCGGCGGCGGACGCCTCCTCGCTGCTGGCGGGGAAGGCAGCCGGCGTGTCGGTCATTTCGGGCTCCGGCCAGCCGGGCGCACAGGCCAACATCCAGTTGCGCGGCCCGACGTCGATCAACGCTGACGGTCGTGGACAGTCGCCGCTGATCGTCATCGACGGCGTGATCCAGGCCGAGGGCGCGTCGCTGTCGGACGTGGGCGCACTGGATATCGACCACGTGGAGATCGTGAAGGGCGCGGCGGCGGCCTCGCTGTACGGGTCGCGGGCGCAGAACGGCGTGATCGAGATCACGACCAAGCGGGGGACGGGCCTGCAGACGAACTCGCTGAGCATCCTCGCCCGTGGTGAGTACGGACTCGGGCAGCTCGTGGGTGATGTGGGCCTGGTGCGTTCGCATCCGTACACCATGAACGCGTCCGCCACGAAGTTCATCGACTCGGAGGGCAACGAGGTCGACTTCCGCGATCTGAACCGTCCGGGCTTCGGCTCGGCCGTGCTCTACAACCAGATCGACCCGGGCGCGCAGGCGAACCCCCAAGTGGCGTTCGCGAACCAGGCGTTCCCGACCGAGTTGTTCGATCACATGGACACGTTCTTCGATCCCGGCGAGACGATGGACGTCTACGGCGCCGTGACGGGTCGTTTCGGCGAGTCGAGCTTCCGGGTGAGCGTGAACCAGTTCCGCGAAGCCGGCGTGGTGAGCTGCTCGGCGTGCATCGACAACCTGGCCACGCTGAACGCTGACCGCGTCGCGCAGGGTCTGACGGCCTTTGATGTCGGGCTCCCCAACGACGAAGGGTTCGAGCGGCAGAACGTGCGCCTGAACGTGGACACGCGCTTCGGCGATCTCGACATCGCGGCGAGCGGCTTCTACTCGCGCGCCGACCAGGACGACAAGGCGGTGACGAACGGCGCGTTCTCGCGACTCACCTTCATGTCGCCCGCGATCGACCTTACGCAGATCGACCCGACGGACGGGTATCCCGAAATCATCGCGGATCCGCAGTCGATCGAGGACAACCCGCTCTACCGTCTGGCGATCGCCACGGACCGCGACGAGCGCACGCGGACGATGGGTTCCGTGGATCTCAACTTCTCGCCGGCCTCGCTCGATTGGATGACCTTTGAAGCCAACGCTTCGTTCGACCGGACGGATTTCAACGACTACGAGATCTATCCGAAGAACGAGCGGACCCGGGAGGGTACGACCGGTGGCAGCCTGCGCGAGTTCAACTCGACCAACGAGGCGATCAATGCCTCGGTGACGCTCGGCGCGAGCCAGACGTTCATGGACGGCGACCTCACGGTGCGCGGCAAGGCCCGCTACCTGACGGAGAACCAGAACTTCGAGTCGAACGGGGTGTTCGGGAGCCAGTTCTCGGTACAGGACGTGCCGAACTTCGGCGCGATCATCGGCGAGACGAGCGGGAACAACCAGGTCCGCCAGATCAGGGCGGAGGGACTCTTCGGGATCGCCAGCGCCGACTACCTTGGCCGCTACATCATCGACGGCCTGGTTCGGCGCGATGGCTCTTCGCTGTTCGGGCCCGACGAGCGGTGGCAGACGTACTACCGCGGCTCGGTCGCGTGGCGGGTGACGCAGGAAGACTTCTGGAACATCGACGCGATCGATGAGCTGAAGCTGCGCTTCTCGCTGGGCACGGCGGGCGGCCGCCCGAACTTCTACGCCCAGTATGAGACGTTCGGTGTCTCGGCCGGCGCGATCTTCCCGATCAACCTCGGGAACTCGGCGCTGAAGCCGGAGTTCACGACGGAGCGCGAGGCGGGGCTCAACTTCGTGTTCTTCGAGAACCTCGGTCTCGACTTGACGTACGCTTGGCAGACGACCGACGACCAGCTGCTGCAGGTTCCGCAGCCGGCGTTCGTGGGCTTCTCGAGCCAGTGGCAGAACGCGGGCGCGATCGCGGCCCAAACGTACGAGGTCTCGCTGCGCTACGCGGCGATCGACGAACAGGACATGGGCCTCCAGTTCCGGCTGAACTGGGACCGGACCAAGCAGGAGATCACGCGCCTGGACGTGCCCGACTACTCGTTCGCTAACTTCTTCGTCTCCGAGGGTCGTCCGCTGGGCGAGCTGTGGGGCGAGTTGTGGGCGACGAGTTGCGCGGACCTGGCGCCGATCGGCGTGTCGGCTTCCGACTGCAACGCCAATTTCCAGGTGAACGACGACGGCCTTCTCGTCCCGACGGGAGGCGCCGCCTTCACGGAAGGGTTCAGCAAGAAGCTATGGGGAACCCAGGTCGAGGTCGCCACGGCGGACGGCTCCAACTCGTACCACTGGGGCCTCCCGATCAAGGTGCAGGATTACTCGCCGGCTTGCGTGTCGAAGAATCCGGGCGATTACGAGGAGAAGTGCACGCTCACCGAGTTCCTGCCGTTCGGGAACACGACGCCGGACTTCAACGCATCGTTCGCGACGAACTTCCGGTACAAGGGTCTCAGCTTGAACAGCCTGATCGAGACCTCCCAGGGCGCGTCGATCTACAACGGGACGGCGCAGTGGTCGCTTCGCGAGTTGCGCGGCGAGGACACGGACCAGACTGGCAAGGCGCTGGAATTCAACAAGCCGGTCGGTTACGCCTCGGCCCTCTACTCGGTCAACGCCGATAACTCCTGGTTCCGCGAGGACGGCAGCTGGATCAAGCTCCGCGAGCTTTCGCTCGGCTACACGCTGCCCGAGACCATGACGCAGAGCCTGTTCGGCGACGTCTTCGATCGGGTGACCCTCAACGCGATCGGTCGGAACCTGATCACGATCACGGACTACCGGGGCTACGATCCCGAGGTCGGATATAGCGGCGGACAGTTTGGGAGCACCGCGCTGAACCGTGTCTCCACCTTCGGATACCCGAACTTCCGGACGTTCACTTTCGCGGCGGAACTGGTATTCTGA